Proteins encoded by one window of Mycolicibacterium cosmeticum:
- a CDS encoding type II secretion system F family protein — MTWSALLLAAAVLIGTGPGRVDRTPRPPKPLRPKADPLAAASCFDVLAACLSAGMATPAAAAAAAQLAPAGLAQRLIRAGNLLALGADAGTAWDHEPSPADPHGAALARMARRSAESGAALAQGAAELADEVRSAAGAAAEAAAGRASVLIAGPLGVCFLPAFICLGVVPVVVGLAGHVLGTGFP, encoded by the coding sequence ATGACCTGGTCTGCCCTGCTGCTCGCGGCCGCGGTGCTGATCGGCACCGGTCCCGGCCGGGTCGACCGCACCCCGCGCCCGCCGAAACCGCTGCGGCCGAAGGCTGATCCGCTGGCGGCCGCGTCCTGCTTCGACGTGCTCGCCGCGTGCCTGAGTGCGGGCATGGCGACGCCGGCGGCCGCCGCGGCGGCCGCGCAACTCGCTCCCGCCGGCCTGGCTCAGCGGCTCATCCGTGCCGGCAATCTGCTGGCCCTGGGCGCGGACGCCGGCACCGCGTGGGACCACGAGCCGTCACCGGCCGATCCGCACGGCGCCGCGCTGGCGCGGATGGCCAGGCGCTCCGCCGAATCCGGCGCGGCCCTGGCGCAAGGCGCGGCCGAACTCGCCGACGAGGTGCGCAGTGCGGCGGGCGCGGCGGCCGAAGCCGCCGCCGGACGTGCCTCGGTGCTCATCGCCGGGCCGTTGGGTGTGTGTTTTCTGCCCGCGTTCATCTGCCTCGGCGTGGTTCCGGTGGTCGTCGGGCTGGCCGGCCATGTCCTGGGCACGGGGTTCCCGTGA
- a CDS encoding adenylate/guanylate cyclase domain-containing protein: protein MSTATNPIGRIGAFVRWVARTPWPVFTLGMVQSDIIGALFVLGFLRFGLPAEDRIQLQDLPAFNLAVFLGYLFVAFTVGAYLSLRLLLPVIRWQRRDTLLADGDPTITGLARVRALKMPFYRTLISVSNWMLGSIVFIIASWPVASKSAPVVAVATALGATATAIIGYLQSERVLRPVAVAALRGGVPENFRAPGVILRQVLTWVLSTGVPLLAIVLALVASKFAILTAPADRLNTPLLLLAIAALVIGLAGTVLVAMSIADPLRQLRWALGEVQRGNYNAHMQIYDASELGLLQAGFNDMVRDLAERQRLRDLFGRYVGEDVARRALERGTELGGQERDVAVLFVDLVGSTQLASTVPAAEVVNLLNEFFRVIVDTVNKHGGFVNKFQGDAALAIFGAPIEHPDASGAALAASRELHDELVTVLGQTEFGIGVSAGRAIAGHIGAQARFEYTVIGDPVNEAARLTELAKLEAGHVLASAIAVSGALDAEALCWDVGEIVSLRGRVAPTQLARPVKLVMPERRDLVTDKSSESQG, encoded by the coding sequence GTGAGCACGGCTACCAACCCCATCGGGCGAATCGGCGCATTCGTCCGCTGGGTGGCGCGCACGCCGTGGCCGGTGTTCACCCTCGGCATGGTGCAGTCCGACATCATCGGCGCCCTGTTCGTGCTGGGCTTCCTCCGGTTCGGGCTGCCGGCCGAGGACCGCATCCAGCTGCAGGACCTGCCGGCGTTCAACCTGGCGGTCTTCCTCGGCTACCTGTTCGTCGCGTTCACGGTGGGTGCCTACCTGAGCCTGCGGCTGCTGCTGCCCGTCATCCGCTGGCAACGCCGTGACACCCTGCTGGCCGACGGCGACCCCACCATCACCGGCCTGGCCCGGGTGCGCGCGCTGAAGATGCCGTTCTACCGAACCCTGATCAGCGTCTCCAACTGGATGCTCGGGTCGATCGTGTTCATCATCGCCAGCTGGCCGGTGGCCAGTAAATCCGCGCCCGTCGTCGCGGTCGCCACCGCCCTGGGCGCCACCGCCACCGCCATCATCGGCTACCTGCAATCCGAGCGGGTGCTGCGCCCCGTCGCCGTGGCCGCGCTGCGTGGCGGCGTCCCGGAGAACTTCCGCGCCCCCGGCGTCATCCTGCGCCAGGTGCTGACGTGGGTGCTGTCCACCGGGGTGCCGCTGCTGGCCATCGTGCTGGCCCTGGTGGCCAGCAAGTTCGCCATCCTCACCGCACCCGCCGATCGGTTGAACACCCCGCTGCTGCTGCTGGCCATCGCCGCGCTGGTGATCGGGCTGGCGGGCACGGTGCTGGTGGCGATGTCCATCGCCGACCCGCTGCGCCAGCTGCGCTGGGCCCTGGGTGAGGTGCAGCGCGGAAACTACAACGCGCACATGCAGATCTACGACGCCAGCGAGCTGGGCCTGCTGCAGGCCGGGTTCAACGACATGGTCCGCGACCTGGCCGAGCGGCAACGGCTGCGTGACCTGTTCGGCCGCTACGTGGGTGAGGACGTCGCGCGGCGGGCGCTGGAACGCGGCACCGAGCTCGGCGGCCAGGAGCGCGACGTGGCGGTGCTGTTCGTCGACCTGGTGGGCTCGACCCAGCTGGCCTCGACGGTGCCCGCCGCCGAGGTGGTGAACCTGCTCAACGAGTTCTTCCGGGTCATCGTCGACACCGTCAACAAGCACGGCGGCTTCGTCAACAAGTTCCAGGGTGACGCGGCGCTGGCCATCTTCGGCGCCCCCATCGAGCACCCCGACGCCTCTGGCGCGGCGCTGGCCGCCTCCCGCGAACTGCACGACGAACTGGTGACGGTGCTGGGGCAGACCGAATTCGGCATCGGGGTGTCGGCCGGGCGGGCCATCGCCGGGCATATCGGCGCGCAGGCCCGCTTCGAGTACACCGTGATCGGCGACCCGGTCAACGAGGCCGCCCGGCTGACCGAGCTGGCCAAATTGGAGGCCGGCCATGTGCTGGCCTCGGCCATCGCGGTCAGCGGCGCGCTGGACGCCGAGGCCCTGTGCTGGGATGTCGGCGAGATCGTCTCGCTGCGCGGCCGGGTGGCCCCCACCCAGCTGGCGCGACCGGTCAAGCTGGTCATGCCCGAACGCCGCGACCTGGTCACCGATAAATCATCGGAGTCGCAGGGCTGA
- a CDS encoding cold-shock protein, whose amino-acid sequence MPQGTVKWFNAEKGFGFIAPEDGSADVFVHYTEIQGSGFRTLEENQKVEFEVGQSPKGPQATGVRAV is encoded by the coding sequence ATGCCACAGGGAACTGTGAAGTGGTTCAACGCGGAGAAGGGCTTCGGTTTCATCGCCCCCGAGGACGGCTCCGCTGACGTGTTTGTCCACTACACGGAGATCCAGGGGTCGGGCTTCCGCACCCTGGAGGAGAACCAGAAGGTTGAGTTCGAGGTCGGCCAGAGCCCCAAGGGTCCCCAGGCCACCGGCGTCCGCGCCGTCTGA
- a CDS encoding DEAD/DEAH box helicase produces MGGSVTGSGSQFGRELLARAVDGTAAGERPLRHVTDLPARRAQTRPWPDWAPAEVVAAYADRGVTGLWSHQLAAAELAHHGRHVVLSTGTASGKSLAYQLPILTAMSADPRARALYLSPTKALGHDQLRTAQALTAEIGPLRDVAPSAYDGDATTEMRRFARERSRWIFSNPDMIHLSMLRNHARWAVFLRNLRYIVVDECHYYRGIFGSNVAMVLRRLLRLCERYSGNPTVVFASATTASPAETAAELIGQTVAAVTDDGSPQGGRTVALWEPALLDDLTGENGAPVRRSAGAEAARVMADLMAEGARTLTFVRSRRGAELTALGARARLEEIAPQIAHQVASYRAGYLAEDRRELERALAEGDLRGLATTNALELGVDIAGLDAVLLAGFPGTVASFWQQAGRSGRRGQSALIVLIARDDPLDTYLVHHPAALLDKPIERVVIDPANPHVLGPQLLCAATELPLTDAEVRTWGAEAVAGELVDDGLLRHRPGGYFPTPGVDPHHAVDIRGSSGGQIAILEDGTGRMLGTTGTGQAPATVHPGAVYLHQGETYLVDSLDFEDGIAFVHAEDPGYTTSAREVTDISVSGPGERKTFGDITIGLVPVSVTNTVTGYLRRRVDGEVIDFIDLDMPSRTLDTVAVMCTMTPELLADNGIETLRVPGSLHAAEHAAIGLLPLVASCDRGDIGGVSTAVGPGPGDLTGLPTIFVYDGYPGGAGFADRGFRRFSTWWGATAAAIEACECPSGCPSCVQSPKCGNGNDPLDKAGAIRVLRMVLGVLARHEQ; encoded by the coding sequence GTGGGCGGTTCGGTGACCGGATCCGGGTCGCAATTCGGGCGCGAACTGCTGGCCAGGGCGGTCGACGGCACGGCGGCCGGCGAACGCCCGTTGCGCCACGTCACCGACCTGCCGGCGCGCCGCGCGCAGACCCGTCCGTGGCCGGATTGGGCGCCCGCCGAGGTGGTCGCGGCATACGCCGATCGCGGCGTCACCGGGCTGTGGTCGCATCAACTGGCCGCTGCGGAGCTGGCCCACCATGGCCGCCACGTGGTGCTCTCCACCGGGACGGCGTCGGGCAAGTCGCTGGCCTATCAGCTGCCCATCCTCACCGCGATGTCGGCCGACCCGCGGGCCAGGGCGCTGTATCTGTCCCCGACCAAGGCGCTGGGCCACGATCAACTGCGCACCGCCCAGGCGCTCACCGCCGAGATCGGCCCGCTGCGCGACGTCGCCCCCAGCGCCTACGACGGCGACGCGACCACCGAGATGCGGCGCTTCGCGCGGGAACGGTCCCGGTGGATCTTCTCCAATCCGGACATGATCCACCTGTCGATGCTGCGCAACCATGCCCGATGGGCGGTGTTCCTGCGCAATCTCAGATACATCGTGGTCGACGAGTGCCATTACTACCGGGGCATCTTCGGATCGAACGTGGCGATGGTGCTGCGTCGCCTGTTGCGGTTGTGCGAGCGGTATTCGGGGAACCCGACCGTCGTCTTCGCCAGCGCCACAACGGCTTCGCCCGCCGAGACCGCCGCCGAGCTGATCGGCCAGACCGTCGCCGCGGTGACCGACGACGGTTCGCCGCAGGGCGGGCGCACCGTCGCGTTGTGGGAGCCGGCGCTGCTGGACGACCTCACCGGCGAGAACGGCGCCCCGGTCCGCAGGTCCGCCGGCGCCGAGGCGGCCCGGGTGATGGCCGACCTGATGGCCGAGGGTGCCCGCACCCTGACGTTCGTGCGGTCCCGGCGCGGTGCCGAGTTGACCGCCCTGGGCGCCCGGGCCCGGCTGGAGGAGATCGCTCCGCAGATCGCGCACCAGGTGGCCTCGTATCGGGCCGGGTATCTGGCCGAGGACCGCCGCGAACTGGAACGCGCCTTGGCCGAGGGTGACCTGCGCGGGCTGGCCACGACGAATGCACTGGAACTCGGCGTCGACATCGCCGGGCTGGATGCCGTGCTGCTGGCCGGCTTCCCGGGCACCGTCGCCTCGTTCTGGCAGCAGGCCGGCCGGTCCGGGCGGCGCGGGCAGAGCGCCCTGATCGTGCTGATCGCCCGCGACGATCCGCTGGACACCTACCTGGTGCACCATCCGGCGGCCCTGCTGGACAAGCCGATCGAGCGAGTGGTGATCGACCCGGCCAACCCGCACGTGCTGGGTCCACAACTGCTGTGCGCGGCCACCGAACTACCGCTGACCGACGCCGAGGTGCGCACCTGGGGCGCCGAGGCAGTCGCCGGCGAACTGGTCGACGACGGATTGTTGCGGCACAGACCGGGCGGCTACTTCCCCACCCCCGGCGTGGACCCGCATCATGCCGTCGACATCCGGGGCTCCTCCGGCGGGCAGATAGCGATCCTGGAGGACGGCACCGGGCGCATGCTGGGCACCACGGGCACCGGCCAGGCCCCGGCGACGGTGCACCCCGGCGCGGTGTATCTGCACCAGGGCGAGACCTACCTGGTGGATTCACTGGACTTCGAGGACGGTATCGCCTTCGTGCACGCCGAGGACCCCGGTTACACCACCTCTGCCCGCGAGGTCACCGATATCAGCGTCTCCGGCCCCGGCGAGCGAAAAACGTTCGGCGACATCACCATCGGCCTGGTTCCGGTGTCGGTGACGAACACGGTGACCGGTTATCTGCGCCGCCGGGTGGACGGTGAGGTGATCGACTTCATCGACCTGGACATGCCGTCGCGGACCCTGGACACCGTGGCGGTGATGTGCACGATGACACCGGAGCTGTTGGCGGACAACGGTATCGAGACGTTGCGAGTGCCGGGATCGTTGCATGCCGCAGAGCACGCGGCGATCGGCCTGTTGCCGCTGGTGGCCAGTTGCGACCGGGGCGATATCGGCGGGGTGTCGACGGCGGTGGGCCCCGGCCCGGGAGACCTGACCGGGCTACCCACGATTTTCGTCTACGACGGCTATCCGGGCGGGGCCGGCTTCGCCGACCGTGGATTCCGCCGGTTCAGCACCTGGTGGGGCGCCACCGCGGCCGCCATCGAGGCGTGCGAATGCCCGTCGGGTTGCCCCTCGTGTGTGCAATCCCCCAAGTGCGGCAACGGAAATGACCCGTTGGACAAGGCCGGGGCGATCAGGGTGCTGCGCATGGTGCTCGGCGTACTGGCGCGCCACGAGCAGTGA
- a CDS encoding type II secretion system F family protein, producing the protein MSTAMLLLAAALTVAPPAARLRLGLPDWHRPRISPWWGAAPVAIAAVMLLPAGTAVAAGVLVCTVLARRHRGRRRARARSEAAALRDALDVLVGELRVGAHPVTAFDVAAAEVDGPVAAALHGVAARGRLGADVAAGLRAAGRGAAVPAHWERLAVCWQLAHVHGLAIATLMRAAHRDIVERERFAVKVEAGMAGARTTATILAGMPVLGIALGQLIGADSLRFLLSGGAGGWLLAVGVTLCCLGLWWSDRISSGVLR; encoded by the coding sequence ATGAGCACCGCCATGCTGCTGCTGGCCGCAGCCTTGACCGTCGCCCCGCCGGCCGCTCGCCTGCGGCTGGGCCTGCCGGACTGGCATCGTCCGCGGATATCACCGTGGTGGGGCGCGGCACCGGTCGCGATCGCGGCCGTCATGCTGCTCCCGGCGGGCACCGCGGTCGCCGCCGGTGTGCTTGTCTGCACGGTGCTGGCGCGGCGCCACCGGGGCAGACGCCGGGCCCGTGCACGGTCCGAGGCGGCGGCCCTGCGGGACGCCCTCGATGTGCTGGTCGGCGAATTGCGGGTGGGCGCGCATCCCGTCACGGCCTTCGATGTGGCGGCGGCCGAAGTCGACGGGCCGGTGGCCGCGGCGCTGCACGGCGTGGCGGCCCGAGGACGGCTCGGCGCCGATGTCGCCGCCGGGCTGCGGGCGGCCGGCCGCGGCGCCGCCGTGCCCGCCCACTGGGAGCGACTCGCGGTCTGCTGGCAGCTGGCCCACGTCCATGGTCTCGCCATCGCCACGTTGATGCGGGCGGCGCACCGGGACATCGTCGAGCGGGAGCGGTTCGCGGTCAAGGTCGAGGCCGGAATGGCCGGTGCCCGCACCACCGCCACGATCCTGGCCGGTATGCCGGTGCTCGGCATCGCGCTCGGTCAGCTCATCGGTGCCGACTCGCTGCGCTTTCTGTTGTCGGGTGGCGCCGGCGGCTGGCTGCTGGCGGTCGGGGTGACACTGTGCTGCCTCGGGTTGTGGTGGTCGGACCGGATCTCCTCGGGAGTGTTGCGATGA
- a CDS encoding TadE family type IV pilus minor pilin: MEAAFAVATLVAVLVFCAAGLTALGMQVRCVDAAREAARLAARGADGTAAAERVGPPGAVLALRRDGGFVIARVSAKAPLLPGITLVAEAVAAAEPGS; the protein is encoded by the coding sequence GTGGAGGCGGCGTTCGCGGTCGCCACACTGGTGGCGGTCCTGGTGTTCTGCGCCGCCGGGCTCACCGCGCTCGGCATGCAGGTGCGCTGTGTCGATGCGGCGCGGGAGGCCGCCCGGCTGGCCGCCCGCGGCGCCGACGGTACCGCGGCCGCCGAACGGGTCGGGCCGCCGGGCGCGGTGCTCGCGCTGCGCCGGGATGGCGGTTTCGTCATCGCCCGGGTCAGCGCGAAAGCGCCGTTGCTACCGGGGATCACGCTGGTCGCCGAAGCCGTCGCGGCGGCCGAGCCCGGCTCGTGA
- a CDS encoding PAS domain-containing protein, protein MDHDWLLVETLGDEPAVVAQGSRTKNLVPITTFLRRNPHLMAIQSAIGETVRGGQPLTSITSKHDRVIRTDVVRMSDGVIHGVQLWIGPPDIEAPQRPVIGPLKWDLESGVATDTPEALANSGRDAAREATHGRAFAEDLPARTLHPDESKVLSMAIRGKPGNVLCSTWNVTDFRGRPIAVGFVARAVLEAQDDGTERLICRSMNWRAERAEPSSRPDDLAQRILHGMAIPGVHRALVDINSWRLLKWLDDPCPFYDWRAGDREIPMLDPADEHHILSMAQEFAVGPTNRVLGLRAHDGGYTPIHVTATRVELDENTVAALLSLRLPTDEELAAAKQGAVVADCASDGSDEASARPTLKSLLRLGKPEDDAE, encoded by the coding sequence ATGGACCACGACTGGCTGCTCGTGGAAACGCTCGGGGACGAGCCGGCCGTGGTCGCCCAGGGATCGCGGACCAAGAATCTCGTTCCGATCACCACCTTTCTACGACGAAATCCGCATCTGATGGCGATCCAGTCGGCGATCGGCGAAACCGTGCGTGGCGGCCAGCCGTTGACCAGCATCACCTCCAAACACGACCGCGTGATCCGCACCGACGTGGTTCGGATGTCCGACGGGGTGATCCACGGCGTGCAGCTGTGGATCGGGCCACCGGATATCGAAGCGCCGCAACGCCCGGTGATCGGCCCGCTGAAATGGGATCTGGAGTCGGGCGTGGCCACCGACACCCCGGAAGCGCTGGCCAACAGTGGCCGTGACGCGGCCCGGGAAGCCACCCACGGGCGCGCGTTCGCCGAGGACCTGCCCGCGCGAACCCTGCACCCCGACGAGTCCAAGGTGCTGTCCATGGCGATCCGGGGCAAGCCCGGCAATGTGCTGTGCAGTACCTGGAACGTCACCGACTTTCGTGGCCGGCCGATCGCCGTCGGGTTCGTGGCCCGCGCCGTGCTGGAAGCCCAGGACGACGGCACCGAGCGGCTGATCTGCCGGTCGATGAACTGGCGCGCCGAGCGGGCCGAGCCGTCGTCGCGACCCGACGATCTGGCGCAGCGCATCCTGCACGGGATGGCCATCCCCGGCGTGCACCGCGCGCTGGTCGACATCAACAGCTGGCGTCTGCTGAAGTGGCTCGACGACCCGTGCCCGTTCTACGACTGGCGGGCCGGTGACCGCGAGATCCCCATGCTGGATCCGGCCGACGAGCACCACATCCTTTCCATGGCACAGGAATTCGCCGTCGGACCGACCAACCGGGTGCTGGGATTGCGGGCGCACGACGGCGGCTACACCCCGATCCACGTGACGGCCACCCGGGTCGAGCTGGACGAGAACACCGTCGCCGCATTGCTGTCGTTGCGGCTGCCCACCGACGAGGAGCTCGCGGCGGCCAAGCAGGGCGCCGTGGTGGCCGACTGCGCCAGCGACGGGTCGGACGAGGCGAGCGCCCGCCCCACCCTGAAATCGCTGCTGCGGCTGGGCAAACCGGAGGATGACGCCGAGTGA
- the topA gene encoding type I DNA topoisomerase, with amino-acid sequence MADDDRSRGGAGTVRRLVIVESPTKARKIAGYLGSNYVVESSRGHIRDLPRNAADVPAKYKSEPWARLGVNVDDNFEPLYIISPDKKATVAELKDLLKGVDELYLATDGDREGEAIAWHLLETLKPRIPVKRMVFHEITEPAIRAAAENPRDLDIDLVDAQETRRILDRLYGYEVSPVLWKKVAPKLSAGRVQSVATRIIVQRERERMAFRSAGYWDVTAELDASVSDPQASPPRFTAKLNTVDGRRVATGRDFDSLGAVRKPDEVLVLDEAAAGALATGLRGAQLTVSSVEQKPYTRKPYAPFMTSTLQQEAGRKLRFSSERTMSIAQRLYENGYITYMRTDSTTLSESAINAARNQARQLYGDEYVHPSPRQYTRKVKNAQEAHEAIRPAGDVFQTPGQLHSALDTDEFRLYELIWQRTVASQMADARGTTLSLRISGRASSGEQVVFNASGRTITFAGFLKAYVESLDEQAGGEADDAESRLPNLTQGQRVDAAELTADGHTTSPPARYTEASLIKALEDLGIGRPSTYSSIIKTIQDRGYVHKKGSALVPSWVAFAVIGLLEQHFGRLVDYDFTAAMEDELDEIASGNERRTNWLSNFYFGGEHGVDGSIARAGGLKQLVGGNLEGIDAREVNSIKLFDDDQGRAINVRVGRNGPYLERMIEDPDNPGELKPQRANLKDELTPDELTLELAEKLFATPQEGRSLGIDPETGHEILAKDGRFGPYVTEVLPEPPEDPDAGVGAKKGKKPTGPKPRTGSLLRSMDLETVTLEDALKLLSLPRVVGVDPANGEEITAQNGRYGPYLKRGTDSRSLATEEQMFTVTLDEALKIYAEPKRRGRQGAATPPLRELGVDPVSEKPMVIKDGRFGPYVTDGETNASLRKGDDVLSITDARASELLADRRARGPVKKAAKKAPAKKAVAKKTAAKKAPAKKAAKKA; translated from the coding sequence GTGGCTGACGACGACCGGAGCCGGGGAGGCGCCGGTACCGTTCGGCGGCTCGTCATAGTCGAGTCGCCGACCAAGGCGCGCAAAATCGCCGGCTACCTGGGCTCCAACTACGTCGTGGAGTCCTCCCGCGGCCACATCCGCGACCTGCCGCGCAACGCCGCCGACGTCCCGGCCAAGTACAAATCCGAACCGTGGGCCCGGCTCGGGGTCAACGTCGATGACAACTTCGAGCCGCTCTACATCATCAGCCCCGACAAGAAGGCCACCGTCGCCGAGCTGAAGGACCTACTCAAGGGCGTCGACGAGCTCTACCTCGCCACCGACGGTGACCGCGAGGGCGAGGCCATCGCGTGGCATCTGCTGGAGACGCTGAAACCGCGCATCCCGGTCAAGCGGATGGTGTTCCACGAGATCACCGAACCGGCCATCCGCGCCGCCGCCGAGAACCCCCGCGACCTGGACATCGACCTGGTCGACGCCCAGGAGACCCGCCGCATCCTGGACCGCCTCTACGGCTACGAGGTGTCCCCGGTGCTGTGGAAGAAGGTCGCGCCCAAGCTGTCGGCGGGCCGGGTGCAGTCGGTGGCGACCCGCATCATCGTGCAGCGCGAGCGCGAACGCATGGCGTTCCGCAGCGCGGGTTACTGGGATGTCACCGCCGAGCTGGATGCCAGCGTGTCGGATCCGCAGGCGTCGCCGCCGCGGTTCACCGCCAAGCTGAACACCGTCGACGGCCGGCGCGTGGCCACCGGCCGGGATTTCGATTCGCTCGGCGCGGTCCGCAAGCCCGACGAGGTACTGGTGCTCGACGAGGCAGCCGCGGGTGCGCTGGCCACCGGGCTGCGCGGCGCGCAGCTCACCGTCTCCTCGGTGGAGCAGAAGCCGTACACCCGCAAGCCCTACGCACCGTTCATGACCTCCACGCTGCAGCAGGAGGCCGGCCGCAAGCTGCGGTTCTCCTCCGAGCGCACCATGAGCATCGCGCAGCGGCTGTACGAAAACGGCTACATCACCTACATGCGTACCGACTCGACCACGCTGTCGGAGTCGGCCATCAACGCGGCACGCAACCAGGCCCGTCAGCTCTACGGCGACGAGTACGTGCATCCCTCACCGCGGCAGTACACCCGCAAGGTCAAGAACGCGCAGGAGGCGCACGAGGCCATCCGGCCGGCCGGTGACGTGTTCCAGACCCCGGGCCAGCTGCACAGCGCCCTGGACACCGACGAGTTCCGGCTCTACGAGCTGATCTGGCAGCGCACCGTGGCGTCGCAGATGGCCGATGCCCGCGGTACCACGCTGAGCCTGCGGATCTCCGGGCGGGCGAGCAGTGGCGAGCAGGTCGTGTTCAACGCCTCCGGCCGCACCATCACCTTCGCCGGCTTCCTGAAGGCCTACGTCGAGAGCCTCGACGAGCAGGCCGGCGGCGAGGCCGACGACGCCGAGAGCCGGCTGCCCAACCTGACACAGGGCCAGCGCGTGGACGCCGCCGAGTTGACCGCCGACGGGCACACCACCTCACCGCCGGCCCGCTACACCGAGGCCTCGCTGATCAAGGCGCTGGAAGACCTCGGTATCGGCCGGCCGTCGACGTACTCGTCGATCATCAAGACCATCCAGGACCGCGGCTACGTGCACAAGAAGGGCAGCGCCCTGGTGCCGTCCTGGGTGGCCTTCGCCGTGATCGGCCTGCTGGAGCAACATTTCGGCCGGCTGGTCGATTACGACTTCACCGCGGCCATGGAGGACGAGCTCGACGAGATCGCCTCCGGCAACGAGCGGCGCACCAACTGGCTGTCCAACTTCTACTTCGGCGGTGAGCACGGGGTGGACGGGTCGATCGCCCGCGCCGGCGGTCTCAAGCAACTGGTGGGCGGCAACCTGGAGGGCATCGACGCCCGAGAGGTCAACTCCATCAAGCTCTTCGACGATGACCAAGGCCGCGCCATCAACGTCCGGGTCGGCCGCAACGGGCCGTATCTGGAGCGGATGATCGAGGATCCGGACAATCCCGGGGAGCTCAAGCCGCAGCGCGCCAACCTCAAGGACGAGCTGACACCGGACGAGCTGACCCTGGAGCTTGCCGAAAAGCTCTTCGCCACACCGCAAGAGGGCCGCTCACTGGGTATCGATCCGGAGACCGGGCACGAAATACTGGCCAAGGACGGGCGTTTCGGGCCGTACGTCACGGAGGTGCTGCCCGAACCCCCCGAGGATCCGGATGCCGGCGTGGGCGCCAAGAAGGGCAAGAAGCCGACCGGCCCCAAGCCGCGCACCGGCTCGCTGCTGCGCTCGATGGACCTGGAGACGGTCACCCTGGAGGACGCGCTCAAGCTGTTGTCGCTGCCGCGTGTCGTGGGCGTCGACCCGGCCAACGGTGAGGAGATCACCGCGCAGAACGGCCGCTACGGCCCATACCTCAAGCGCGGCACCGACTCTCGTTCGCTGGCCACCGAAGAGCAGATGTTCACCGTCACCCTGGACGAGGCGCTGAAGATTTACGCCGAGCCCAAGCGGCGCGGCCGCCAGGGCGCGGCCACCCCACCGCTGCGCGAGTTGGGGGTGGATCCGGTGTCGGAGAAGCCGATGGTGATCAAGGACGGCCGGTTCGGCCCGTACGTCACCGACGGTGAGACCAACGCCAGCCTGCGCAAGGGTGATGACGTGCTGTCGATCACCGACGCGCGGGCCTCCGAGCTGCTCGCCGACCGCCGGGCCCGCGGCCCGGTGAAGAAGGCCGCCAAGAAAGCCCCGGCGAAGAAGGCCGTCGCGAAGAAAACCGCGGCGAAGAAGGCCCCGGCGAAGAAGGCCGCCAAGAAAGCCTGA
- a CDS encoding DUF4244 domain-containing protein, which produces MVRSMFRSFQAKLVVLATDESGMSTVEYAIGTIAAAAFGAILYSVVTGDSIVTALSNIIARALNTKV; this is translated from the coding sequence ATGGTACGGAGCATGTTTCGGTCGTTCCAGGCCAAACTGGTGGTGCTCGCCACCGACGAGTCCGGCATGTCCACGGTGGAGTACGCGATCGGGACCATCGCCGCCGCCGCCTTCGGCGCGATCCTGTACTCGGTGGTCACCGGGGACTCCATCGTCACCGCACTGTCCAACATCATCGCCCGCGCGCTCAACACCAAGGTCTGA